The following coding sequences are from one Streptomyces dengpaensis window:
- a CDS encoding MAB_1171c family putative transporter, whose amino-acid sequence MDPSRLFDGLYISFWIPAAVLTAALAIKLPSIIKLWKDPLLRAVGGLLVLACGVFVFAAPPTIAWTNRVTGVPNISAPLVYSLITAFCGSCLLLITAWRNGISDRSETTRRTTRWVVSVYSGVIVALWALFALADADVERVRDLDTYYATTAFMREEIVLYLLAHTVACLITYRLIWNWIRTDGLDVWLRGGLKCLSVGYAMNLIYDSLKITAVFARWTGHDLDWLSTDVSPPVACVCAILIAVGFILPHAGQYLHRRVRTRLSHWRLRPLYRLTRSITGGRVPFKLRATPELRLTRRETFIRDALLHLARYVDEDLDRRAYEAAVALGRGADRARPLAHVVAIQDAIETKRRSRADDSTAPLPSAGPDIEDLLEGIEAVSRALRHTDDIRAVRAAAAAESVRAP is encoded by the coding sequence ATGGATCCTTCCCGCCTCTTCGACGGCCTCTACATCTCCTTCTGGATACCGGCGGCCGTACTGACCGCCGCCCTGGCGATCAAGCTGCCCAGCATCATCAAGCTCTGGAAGGACCCGTTGCTGCGGGCCGTCGGCGGTCTGCTCGTCCTCGCCTGCGGTGTTTTCGTGTTCGCGGCTCCGCCCACCATTGCCTGGACCAACCGGGTCACCGGCGTACCCAACATCTCGGCGCCCCTGGTCTACAGCCTCATCACCGCGTTCTGCGGATCCTGTCTGCTGCTGATCACCGCGTGGCGCAACGGCATCTCCGACCGCTCGGAGACCACCCGCCGCACCACGCGATGGGTGGTGAGCGTCTACTCGGGCGTGATCGTCGCGCTGTGGGCGCTGTTCGCGCTCGCCGACGCCGATGTCGAGCGGGTGCGGGACCTCGACACGTACTACGCCACGACCGCCTTCATGCGCGAAGAGATCGTGCTCTACCTGCTCGCGCACACCGTCGCCTGCCTGATCACGTACCGGCTGATCTGGAACTGGATCCGCACCGACGGACTCGACGTATGGCTGCGCGGCGGCCTGAAGTGCCTCAGCGTCGGCTACGCGATGAACCTCATCTACGACTCCTTGAAGATCACGGCCGTCTTCGCCCGGTGGACCGGCCACGACCTGGACTGGCTGAGCACGGACGTGTCGCCGCCCGTCGCCTGCGTCTGCGCCATCCTCATCGCCGTGGGGTTCATCCTTCCGCACGCCGGCCAGTATCTGCACCGCCGGGTGCGTACCCGGCTCAGCCACTGGCGCCTGCGGCCCCTGTACCGGCTCACCCGCAGCATCACCGGCGGCCGCGTCCCCTTCAAGCTGCGCGCCACCCCAGAGCTGCGCCTGACGCGCCGCGAGACGTTCATCCGGGACGCGCTGCTCCACCTCGCCCGGTACGTCGACGAGGACCTGGACCGACGTGCGTACGAGGCGGCGGTCGCGCTGGGGCGCGGGGCCGACCGGGCGAGGCCGCTCGCCCATGTGGTGGCGATCCAGGACGCCATCGAGACCAAGCGGCGTTCCCGGGCGGACGACTCCACGGCGCCCCTGCCGTCGGCCGGCCCCGACATCGAAGACCTGCTGGAGGGGATCGAGGCCGTGTCCCGGGCTCTCCGCCACACCGACGACATCAGAGCGGTCCGCGCGGCCGCCGCAGCAGAGAGCGTGCGCGCCCCATGA
- a CDS encoding FAD-dependent monooxygenase has protein sequence MSHSPTSINSVGDRPLRSAVVLGGSLAGLLAARALAEFADVVTVVERDVLPEGPEPRKNLPQAQHVHLLWSGGAKAMEELVPGVTGLLARAGAHRLPLPTDMVALSPQGWFRRWNESHHMVLCSRDLLDATVRAQIFGDDRIRLVERTEALGLDGTAAGVTGVHVRGHDGAERTLPADLVVDATGRASRAPEWLTALGLPEPEARQVNSGLAYASRVFRAPEHARHGFPVLNVQAAPRDGCPGRAGVLLPIEDGRWLVTLSGTRGGEPSADEADFERYASEELRHSVLGEFIAGAEPLTGVAFTRTTANRRYYYERSRHWPEGFLVIGDALAAYNPIYGHGMSVAAQSAVALREVIRRRGWGTPRLARALQKAVARPVNAAWDLATGQDVFYPGATEAGPTLRDRVLAAYVDRLLYTATGNGRVARRFTDVSSLERGAHVLLAPSVLLAAVIGPLQPQLTGPPLADEEWKAAGTRSG, from the coding sequence ATGAGCCACAGCCCGACGAGCATCAACTCCGTGGGTGATCGCCCCCTGAGATCCGCCGTCGTCCTCGGCGGCAGCCTCGCCGGGCTGCTCGCGGCCCGCGCCCTGGCCGAGTTCGCGGACGTCGTCACCGTCGTCGAGCGCGACGTGCTGCCCGAGGGGCCCGAGCCCCGCAAGAACCTGCCGCAGGCACAGCACGTCCACCTGCTGTGGTCCGGCGGCGCGAAGGCCATGGAGGAACTCGTCCCCGGCGTCACCGGGCTGCTGGCGCGGGCAGGCGCGCACCGGCTGCCGCTGCCGACGGACATGGTCGCGCTGTCGCCCCAGGGCTGGTTCCGCCGCTGGAACGAGTCCCACCACATGGTCCTGTGCAGCCGTGACCTCCTCGACGCGACCGTCCGCGCGCAGATATTCGGCGACGACCGGATCCGTCTCGTCGAGCGCACCGAGGCACTCGGCCTCGACGGTACGGCGGCAGGCGTCACCGGTGTCCACGTCCGCGGTCACGACGGCGCGGAGCGCACCCTCCCCGCCGACCTGGTCGTCGACGCCACCGGACGCGCCTCGCGCGCACCGGAGTGGCTCACCGCCCTCGGCCTTCCCGAACCGGAGGCGCGGCAGGTCAACTCCGGCCTCGCGTACGCCAGTCGGGTCTTCCGCGCCCCGGAGCACGCGCGGCACGGCTTCCCCGTCCTCAATGTGCAGGCCGCCCCGCGCGACGGGTGCCCCGGCCGGGCAGGCGTCCTGCTGCCCATCGAGGACGGGCGCTGGCTGGTCACCCTGTCGGGTACCCGGGGCGGCGAACCCAGCGCCGACGAGGCCGACTTCGAGCGGTACGCCTCCGAGGAACTGCGCCATTCCGTTCTTGGCGAGTTCATCGCCGGTGCCGAACCGCTGACCGGTGTCGCCTTCACCCGGACCACGGCCAACCGCCGCTACTACTACGAGCGTTCGCGACACTGGCCCGAGGGCTTCCTCGTCATCGGCGACGCGCTGGCCGCGTACAACCCCATCTACGGGCACGGCATGTCCGTCGCGGCCCAGAGCGCCGTCGCCCTGCGCGAGGTGATCCGCCGCCGGGGCTGGGGCACGCCCCGGCTGGCCCGTGCGCTGCAGAAGGCGGTGGCCCGGCCGGTCAACGCGGCCTGGGATCTCGCCACCGGCCAGGACGTCTTCTACCCGGGCGCCACCGAGGCGGGCCCCACGCTCCGCGACCGCGTCCTGGCCGCGTACGTCGACCGGCTCCTGTACACCGCCACCGGCAACGGCCGTGTCGCCCGACGCTTCACCGACGTGTCCTCCCTCGAACGCGGCGCGCACGTCCTCCTCGCCCCCAGCGTGCTCCTCGCCGCCGTGATCGGTCCGCTCCAGCCCCAGCTCACCGGACCGCCGCTGGCGGACGAGGAGTGGAAGGCGGCGGGCACCCGCTCTGGCTGA
- a CDS encoding ATP-grasp domain-containing protein: MESSVASTAAARTRVALATYDPGEEPSVDSDLPVLKAAIEDAGAEAVVAPWDDPETDWAAFDLVVIRSTWDYSWRVAEFVEWAERCARGTRLANPAAVVRWNTDKRYIGDLAAAGVPVVPTRYLAPGDPADLPDDHEFVIKPTAGAGARYAARYTPEERETAVRQLARMHAEGLTAMVQPYVRNIDAGGERALQFFGGRLVHASRKGAVLAPGTPYDGDKVPHPQLEAWEPTAAELAVAERALAAVPGAPELLYARVDLVDGDDGEPRAMELELIEPNLFLGLHPESVPLVAEAIVKAAGR, encoded by the coding sequence ATGGAGTCCTCCGTGGCCAGCACCGCCGCCGCCCGCACCCGTGTCGCGCTCGCCACCTACGATCCGGGGGAGGAGCCGAGCGTCGACAGTGACCTGCCCGTGCTGAAGGCTGCCATCGAGGACGCGGGCGCCGAGGCGGTCGTCGCGCCTTGGGACGACCCCGAGACCGACTGGGCGGCCTTTGACCTCGTCGTGATCCGGTCGACGTGGGACTACAGCTGGCGGGTGGCCGAGTTCGTGGAGTGGGCCGAGCGGTGTGCGCGGGGTACGCGGCTCGCGAATCCGGCGGCGGTCGTGCGGTGGAACACCGACAAGCGGTACATCGGGGATCTGGCGGCGGCGGGGGTTCCGGTCGTGCCGACGCGGTATCTCGCGCCGGGTGATCCCGCCGACCTGCCCGACGACCACGAGTTCGTCATAAAGCCCACCGCCGGGGCGGGTGCGCGGTACGCCGCCCGGTACACGCCCGAGGAGCGGGAGACGGCCGTGCGGCAGCTCGCGCGGATGCACGCGGAGGGGCTGACCGCGATGGTGCAGCCGTATGTGAGGAACATCGACGCGGGAGGGGAGCGGGCTCTGCAGTTCTTCGGCGGGCGACTGGTGCATGCCAGCCGGAAGGGCGCCGTGCTGGCCCCCGGTACGCCGTACGACGGGGACAAGGTGCCGCATCCCCAGCTCGAGGCCTGGGAGCCGACGGCCGCCGAACTGGCCGTCGCCGAACGGGCGTTGGCGGCCGTTCCCGGTGCGCCCGAGCTGCTCTACGCCCGCGTCGATCTCGTCGACGGTGACGACGGCGAGCCCCGGGCGATGGAGCTGGAGCTGATCGAGCCGAATCTCTTCCTCGGGCTGCATCCGGAGTCGGTGCCCCTCGTCGCGGAGGCGATCGTCAAAGCGGCTGGTCGCTGA
- a CDS encoding Trm112 family protein, translated as MNADDPLLKILACPLDKGPLHLLVPDEALTSEEALYNPRLRRRYPIVDGIPQLLPSSGEQVTEDEHEELLKRMAP; from the coding sequence ATGAACGCCGACGACCCGCTGCTGAAGATTCTGGCCTGTCCGCTCGACAAGGGGCCGCTCCATCTGCTGGTGCCGGATGAGGCCCTGACCTCCGAGGAGGCGCTCTACAATCCGCGGCTGCGCCGCCGCTACCCGATCGTCGACGGCATACCGCAACTGCTGCCGTCCTCCGGGGAGCAGGTCACGGAGGACGAGCACGAGGAACTCCTCAAACGGATGGCCCCATGA
- a CDS encoding class I SAM-dependent methyltransferase — translation MTTSTTTPARTGLRDFYEDPTVPVASGTPRSLRQARMLADVLGPATAGAKTVLDIGCGDGTAAATAAPLLAGHRLIGVDWSQDALRRAHAHMPYTVRGELTDGGLPFATGAADAVLFSEVVEHLVDPDGALDEIRRVLRPGGHLMLSTPNLAAWYNRALLLAGVQPVFSEVSLRAIHGRPGREVVGHLRLYTARALREFVTASGFEVVRLAGAPFHGVPRPLWPLDRLACAAPSFSSILLLHARRT, via the coding sequence ATGACGACCTCGACAACCACCCCGGCCCGCACGGGACTCCGCGACTTCTACGAGGACCCCACCGTCCCCGTGGCCTCCGGCACCCCCCGCAGCCTCCGCCAGGCCCGCATGCTGGCCGACGTGCTCGGTCCGGCCACGGCGGGCGCGAAGACCGTGCTGGACATCGGCTGCGGCGACGGCACAGCCGCGGCCACCGCCGCTCCCCTCCTCGCCGGGCACCGCCTGATCGGCGTCGACTGGTCGCAGGACGCACTCAGACGCGCCCACGCCCACATGCCGTACACGGTCCGCGGTGAACTCACCGACGGCGGGCTGCCGTTCGCGACGGGCGCCGCCGACGCGGTGCTGTTCAGCGAGGTCGTCGAGCACCTCGTGGACCCGGATGGCGCACTGGACGAGATTCGCCGAGTCCTGCGCCCCGGCGGCCACTTGATGCTGTCCACCCCGAACCTCGCCGCCTGGTACAACCGTGCCCTGCTGCTCGCCGGTGTCCAGCCCGTCTTCTCGGAGGTGAGCCTGCGCGCGATCCACGGCCGCCCGGGCCGCGAGGTCGTGGGACACCTGCGGCTCTACACCGCCCGCGCGCTACGGGAGTTCGTGACCGCGTCGGGCTTCGAGGTGGTGCGCCTCGCGGGGGCCCCCTTCCACGGCGTACCGCGTCCGCTGTGGCCGCTGGACCGGCTGGCCTGCGCCGCGCCCTCGTTCTCCTCCATCCTGCTCCTGCACGCGCGAAGGACGTAG
- a CDS encoding condensation protein yields MTAVEHPARNGTDGPRRPPVRVPFPVVDEVARHCLQDEEPETVHIEVHLPGRLDPARLRSAFAEALHRHPRILMRQAPGRWYRRRYEWELTPGPDVEVVTFSPPVRGALRNARTRALMEAPPLSLSPPIRLEVVENAGPAVGSEAKGAVGADVAAGNPASPTALTAWGDPQAAPVPRRAAPHSAEQRTHPPAGHTPGRPDPKGTVLFLTINHTALDGPACLRILATAAQLYGGRDNSPAAAPVRTPDTPHTDQVDAPSTWTPPARVAPGTPEPSPGNGLLVSELTVPRRPKAAPYTVNDQLMAATALMIAHWNREHGAHPRPLRITMPVDDRPRGEDMPIGNGTRLVEVTFAPEELNPDRMGELLRRTANRTRALKAADRPQLGHGAALLTAPVVPVAWRAAVTRGLRRAAGPWTSTTLLSNIGRVPYPLDFGEEAGRARAVWFSAPARMPRGLTVTTASTAGRLHLALRWSRTLLGHGDGAHLRDLFEHYLHATEESKPTKEPGA; encoded by the coding sequence ATGACAGCAGTGGAGCACCCGGCACGGAACGGCACGGACGGTCCGCGCCGGCCTCCGGTACGCGTTCCGTTCCCGGTGGTGGACGAGGTCGCCCGCCACTGCCTCCAGGACGAGGAACCGGAAACGGTCCACATCGAGGTCCACCTGCCGGGCCGCCTCGACCCCGCCCGGCTCCGATCGGCCTTCGCCGAGGCCCTGCACCGGCACCCCCGCATCCTCATGCGCCAGGCCCCGGGCCGGTGGTACCGCCGCCGCTACGAATGGGAGCTCACCCCCGGCCCGGATGTGGAGGTCGTGACCTTCTCGCCCCCGGTCCGCGGCGCACTCAGAAACGCGAGAACCAGAGCACTCATGGAGGCCCCGCCGCTGTCCTTGTCCCCACCGATCCGCCTGGAGGTGGTCGAGAACGCGGGCCCGGCGGTGGGGAGCGAGGCGAAGGGCGCGGTGGGAGCCGACGTAGCTGCGGGCAATCCAGCCTCCCCCACTGCCTTAACGGCGTGGGGGGACCCCCAGGCGGCACCCGTCCCAAGGAGAGCGGCACCTCACAGCGCCGAGCAGCGCACCCACCCCCCGGCCGGCCACACCCCCGGGCGCCCGGACCCCAAGGGCACCGTCCTCTTCCTCACCATCAACCACACCGCGCTGGACGGCCCCGCCTGCCTCCGCATCCTGGCCACGGCAGCGCAGCTGTACGGCGGCCGGGACAACTCCCCCGCCGCAGCCCCGGTGCGCACCCCCGACACACCGCACACCGACCAGGTGGACGCCCCCTCCACCTGGACCCCACCCGCCCGGGTCGCCCCCGGCACCCCCGAACCCTCCCCCGGCAACGGCCTGCTGGTCAGCGAACTCACCGTCCCGCGCCGCCCCAAGGCCGCCCCCTACACCGTGAACGACCAGCTCATGGCCGCCACGGCCCTGATGATCGCCCACTGGAACAGAGAGCACGGCGCACACCCGCGCCCCCTCCGCATCACGATGCCGGTCGACGACCGCCCCAGGGGCGAGGACATGCCGATCGGTAACGGAACAAGGCTCGTAGAAGTCACCTTCGCACCGGAGGAGTTGAACCCGGACCGCATGGGCGAGCTCCTGCGCCGTACAGCGAACCGCACCCGTGCGCTGAAGGCGGCCGACCGACCCCAACTCGGCCATGGAGCAGCCCTGTTGACCGCGCCTGTCGTCCCCGTGGCATGGCGCGCGGCCGTCACCCGGGGCCTCCGCCGAGCGGCGGGCCCATGGACGTCGACCACCCTGCTCAGCAACATCGGCCGCGTCCCGTACCCGCTCGATTTCGGCGAGGAGGCCGGCCGCGCCCGCGCGGTGTGGTTCTCGGCCCCCGCCCGTATGCCCCGCGGCCTGACCGTCACGACCGCGTCCACCGCGGGCCGTCTGCACCTCGCCCTGCGCTGGTCGCGCACTCTGCTCGGCCACGGCGACGGCGCCCACCTCCGCGACCTCTTCGAGCACTACCTGCACGCGACGGAGGAGTCGAAGCCGACGAAGGAGCCCGGCGCATGA
- a CDS encoding alpha-(1->3)-arabinofuranosyltransferase: protein MTSTVQAPPPAAVRPAATASGPPEGPRSRRWLLGFWAVVFVLFLAVHPGRTTFDTKLGVALDPWQFLADLGQLWHDRGGFGGIQDQYVGYAWPMLPFYGLCKLIHLPVWLAERLWLSLVVSVAFWGALRLAERLRIGSAASRLLAAVAYALWPVFTIVVGSTSAAALPGAFLPWVLLPLTNERHTARIAALRSALVVPFMGGVNAAATLASLLPVGLYLLSRPPGPRQRKLIAWWVPGVILATAWWWIALLMLGIYGENFLPYVETSGTTTATMSATESLRGAGNWVAYLHFGEAWLPAGWTVASSVIVIVSSTLAAGLGLAGLARRDMPERRWLVVTVLSVALITLAGYGGSFGAPFHGIVQDWLNGGLAPFRNIYKFQTGLALALVFGIAHLVGVASQTRGARPVRGRRFASLVAAVLILPGLAWPYLNGSVLQPGSFRELPKYWQTTADWLEKYSPDSRALVVPATTHGIYTWGSPIDQPLDVLAESRWAQRDYVPFGSAGNRRAMDAVEQALMTGGEVPGMADYLSRAGLYYVVVRNDLDPDQIGYVPTTTVKRTLEQSGYRRVTGFGPVMTGGRIADDTPLRVEGLYPRQRAVEIYEPAGQDVPRPGQAGLKPIADTAVVSGGPEALLPLAADPSMRGRATVLTGDNHPGLGTPAVQVVGDGLRRADTRFGLVNANTSYTYTRDQRNDSDSVQDAGEKPHQILPAKGIRHQTVAELRGARSVTASSTGNWLFHLPQYDPVNAFDGNPGTAWAEGAAGSANGQWLRIRFDDSLDMPSSFKMTPLPQDGVRSAATRVRVETEKGSVSSYLQPNGMAQSVKARPGSTSWLKITITGSTRQHAGLTGAGFSEVDLPDVQVTRLLRLPTDAAGSDASADIVSLHRTADPTGLSPTGTEAGLHRSFSTSTAGTYAIKASAVPVPGEELDRLLYEVAPDRRSRIVATADSTAELGAGLSARNLTDGDLTTAWIAGDNPAIHLSWPDKQPVASIVLAPAGGLSARPTKVNISSPDGAAIVAVDENGWARFDPITTDRLDITVTETAPLTVHNPVADADLQLPVGLTEAYIPALDQYRTPQPSGSRSFSLPCGKGPVVAVDGKLHETSAQGTVRDLVERRPFDVTLCQEGREDGSLELAGGSHRVEAGDAGPLTVTAVTLTRGTVTEAATAGRDLRIRDWLGDRREVTVGSGAASYLTTYENYNDGWKATLGGKELTPVRLDGWQQGWQIPSGPGGAVKLSYEPSTTYEVGLIGGGVAVAALVCLVVWRRRSANPDEPQPVPPLPGMWLGLVALTLAGVVIAGFFALLVPALALLARRRHALLVPIAFLALAGAGIAAATGAGSPVSADEGAFGPTAQLLALIGLFAGLVSVREPGPSGAAASRWSRREAPTAPLPRRVRGESRSGPGASRAPGVSGKAAGASGPGATAETPGAPKPRATAETPGAPKPRATAETPGAPKPRATAETPGAPKPRATAETPGAPKPKASGVTSGPTVSARGPESAQPEPDPPTARIGFRKPRFRATPPEDDTGRGDTA, encoded by the coding sequence ATGACCAGCACGGTCCAGGCTCCTCCCCCGGCAGCCGTCCGCCCCGCCGCCACGGCCTCGGGCCCTCCGGAGGGGCCGCGCTCGCGGCGGTGGCTGCTGGGTTTCTGGGCCGTGGTGTTCGTGCTGTTCCTGGCCGTACACCCGGGGCGGACGACCTTCGACACCAAGCTCGGCGTCGCGCTCGATCCGTGGCAATTCCTCGCCGATCTGGGCCAGCTGTGGCACGACCGGGGCGGTTTCGGCGGCATCCAGGACCAGTACGTCGGTTACGCCTGGCCGATGCTGCCGTTCTACGGCCTGTGCAAGCTGATCCATCTGCCGGTGTGGCTGGCGGAGCGGCTGTGGCTGTCGCTCGTCGTGTCCGTCGCCTTCTGGGGCGCGCTGCGGCTGGCCGAGCGGCTGCGGATCGGCAGTGCCGCGTCCCGGCTGCTCGCCGCCGTCGCGTACGCACTGTGGCCGGTCTTCACGATCGTCGTCGGCTCGACATCGGCGGCCGCACTGCCCGGCGCCTTCCTCCCCTGGGTCCTGCTGCCTCTGACGAACGAGCGCCACACCGCCCGGATCGCGGCCCTGCGCTCGGCGCTCGTCGTCCCCTTCATGGGCGGCGTGAACGCGGCCGCGACCCTGGCGTCCCTGCTCCCGGTCGGCCTGTATCTCCTGTCGCGCCCGCCCGGGCCCCGGCAGCGCAAGCTGATCGCCTGGTGGGTGCCGGGCGTGATCCTGGCGACCGCCTGGTGGTGGATCGCGCTGCTGATGCTCGGCATCTACGGCGAGAACTTCCTTCCCTACGTGGAGACTTCGGGTACCACGACGGCCACGATGTCGGCCACGGAGAGTCTGCGCGGTGCCGGGAACTGGGTCGCGTATCTGCACTTCGGCGAGGCCTGGCTGCCGGCCGGCTGGACCGTCGCGTCCTCGGTCATCGTGATCGTCAGCTCGACGCTCGCGGCCGGTCTCGGCCTGGCCGGGCTCGCGCGACGCGACATGCCCGAACGCCGCTGGCTCGTCGTGACCGTACTGTCGGTCGCGCTCATCACCCTGGCCGGGTACGGCGGTTCGTTCGGCGCGCCCTTCCACGGCATCGTCCAGGACTGGCTGAACGGCGGGCTCGCCCCCTTCCGCAACATCTACAAGTTCCAGACGGGCCTGGCGCTCGCGCTCGTCTTCGGGATCGCGCATCTGGTCGGTGTCGCGTCGCAGACACGCGGCGCCCGTCCCGTACGCGGCCGCCGTTTCGCGTCGCTCGTGGCGGCGGTACTGATCCTGCCGGGGCTGGCGTGGCCGTATCTCAACGGGTCGGTCCTGCAGCCGGGGTCGTTCCGGGAACTCCCCAAGTACTGGCAGACGACCGCCGACTGGCTGGAGAAGTACTCGCCCGACTCGCGCGCCCTCGTCGTCCCCGCCACCACGCACGGCATCTACACCTGGGGCTCCCCCATCGACCAGCCCCTCGACGTGCTCGCCGAATCCCGCTGGGCCCAAAGGGATTACGTCCCCTTCGGCAGCGCGGGCAACCGGCGCGCCATGGACGCGGTCGAGCAGGCGCTGATGACGGGCGGCGAAGTCCCGGGCATGGCCGACTACTTGAGCCGGGCCGGCCTCTACTACGTCGTCGTACGCAATGACCTGGACCCCGACCAGATCGGCTACGTCCCGACCACCACCGTGAAGCGCACCCTGGAGCAGTCCGGGTACCGGCGCGTGACCGGTTTCGGCCCGGTCATGACCGGGGGTCGGATCGCGGACGACACCCCGCTCCGGGTCGAGGGCCTGTATCCGCGCCAGCGCGCCGTCGAGATCTACGAGCCGGCCGGCCAGGACGTGCCGAGGCCCGGACAGGCCGGGCTGAAGCCGATCGCCGACACGGCCGTCGTGTCCGGCGGCCCCGAGGCGCTCCTCCCGCTGGCCGCCGACCCCTCGATGCGGGGCCGCGCCACCGTGCTGACCGGCGACAACCATCCCGGCCTCGGCACGCCCGCGGTGCAGGTGGTGGGCGACGGGCTGCGCCGCGCCGACACCCGCTTCGGCCTGGTCAACGCCAACACCTCGTACACGTACACGCGCGACCAGCGCAATGACAGCGACAGTGTCCAGGACGCCGGCGAGAAGCCGCACCAGATCCTGCCGGCCAAGGGGATCCGGCACCAGACGGTGGCGGAACTGCGCGGTGCCCGCTCGGTGACGGCGTCGTCCACCGGCAACTGGCTGTTCCACCTCCCCCAGTACGACCCCGTGAACGCCTTCGACGGCAACCCCGGCACGGCGTGGGCCGAGGGCGCGGCGGGCTCGGCGAACGGGCAGTGGCTGCGGATCCGCTTCGACGATTCGCTGGACATGCCGTCGTCGTTCAAGATGACCCCGCTGCCGCAGGACGGCGTACGGTCGGCGGCGACGCGGGTGCGGGTGGAGACGGAGAAGGGCTCCGTCAGCAGCTATCTCCAGCCGAACGGCATGGCCCAGTCGGTCAAGGCCCGCCCCGGCTCGACGAGCTGGCTGAAGATCACGATCACCGGCTCGACGCGGCAGCACGCCGGACTGACCGGTGCGGGCTTCTCCGAGGTCGACCTGCCGGACGTCCAGGTCACGCGTCTGCTGCGACTCCCGACGGACGCCGCCGGCTCGGACGCCTCCGCCGACATCGTCTCGCTGCACCGCACCGCCGACCCCACCGGGCTCTCCCCGACGGGCACCGAGGCGGGCCTGCACCGCAGCTTCTCGACGTCGACGGCGGGGACGTACGCGATCAAGGCGAGCGCGGTCCCCGTCCCGGGCGAGGAGCTCGACAGGCTGCTGTACGAGGTCGCGCCCGACCGGCGGAGCCGGATCGTCGCGACGGCCGACTCCACGGCCGAGCTGGGCGCCGGCCTGTCGGCGCGCAACCTCACCGACGGCGACCTGACGACGGCGTGGATCGCCGGGGACAACCCGGCGATCCACCTGAGCTGGCCGGACAAACAGCCGGTCGCCTCCATCGTCCTGGCCCCGGCGGGCGGCCTGTCGGCCCGGCCGACGAAGGTGAACATCAGCTCCCCGGACGGGGCGGCGATCGTCGCCGTCGACGAGAACGGCTGGGCCCGCTTCGATCCCATCACCACCGACCGCCTCGACATCACCGTCACCGAGACCGCACCGCTGACCGTCCACAACCCGGTCGCGGACGCCGACCTGCAGCTCCCGGTCGGACTGACGGAGGCCTACATCCCGGCGCTCGACCAGTACCGCACCCCGCAGCCGTCCGGCTCCCGTTCGTTCTCGCTCCCCTGCGGGAAGGGCCCGGTCGTCGCGGTCGACGGAAAGCTGCACGAGACGAGCGCGCAGGGGACGGTACGGGATCTGGTGGAGCGGCGTCCGTTCGACGTGACGCTCTGCCAAGAAGGGCGTGAGGACGGCTCCTTGGAGCTGGCCGGCGGCTCGCACCGGGTCGAGGCGGGCGACGCGGGACCGCTGACCGTCACCGCCGTGACGCTGACACGCGGCACGGTCACGGAGGCGGCCACCGCCGGGCGTGATCTCCGGATACGCGACTGGCTGGGCGACCGCCGCGAGGTGACGGTCGGCTCGGGCGCCGCCTCGTACCTGACGACGTACGAGAACTACAACGACGGCTGGAAGGCCACGCTGGGCGGCAAGGAACTCACGCCGGTACGGCTCGACGGCTGGCAGCAGGGCTGGCAGATCCCGTCTGGCCCGGGCGGCGCGGTCAAGCTGTCGTACGAGCCCTCGACGACGTACGAGGTCGGGCTGATCGGTGGCGGTGTCGCGGTGGCGGCCCTGGTGTGCCTCGTCGTGTGGCGCCGCCGCTCGGCGAACCCCGACGAGCCGCAGCCGGTGCCGCCGCTGCCCGGGATGTGGCTCGGCCTGGTCGCGCTCACCCTGGCCGGGGTCGTGATCGCGGGCTTCTTCGCCCTCCTGGTCCCGGCGCTGGCCCTGCTCGCCCGCAGGCGGCACGCCCTGCTCGTACCGATCGCGTTCCTCGCGCTCGCGGGTGCCGGGATCGCCGCCGCGACAGGGGCGGGATCGCCGGTGTCGGCGGACGAGGGGGCGTTCGGGCCGACGGCCCAACTGCTCGCGCTGATCGGGCTGTTCGCGGGGCTGGTGAGCGTACGGGAACCGGGCCCGTCCGGGGCGGCCGCTTCCCGGTGGTCCCGGCGGGAGGCACCGACGGCACCGCTGCCGCGACGGGTGCGGGGGGAGAGCCGGAGCGGGCCGGGGGCCTCGAGGGCTCCGGGGGTGTCCGGGAAGGCGGCGGGTGCGTCGGGGCCGGGGGCGACCGCAGAGACGCCGGGCGCACCGAAACCGAGGGCGACCGCAGAGACGCCGGGCGCACCGAAACCGAGGGCGACCGCAGAGACGCCGGGCGCACCGAAACCGAGGGCGACCGCAGAGACGCCGGGCGCACCGAAACCGAGGGCGACCGCGGAGACGCCGGGCGCGCCGAAACCGAAGGCATCCGGGGTCACCTCGGGGCCGACCGTCTCCGCGCGTGGCCCGGAGTCGGCGCAACCCGAGCCCGACCCGCCGACCGCCCGCATCGGGTTCCGCAAGCCGAGGTTCAGGGCGACACCGCCCGAGGACGACACGGGGAGGGGTGACACCGCATGA